A single region of the Vicia villosa cultivar HV-30 ecotype Madison, WI linkage group LG4, Vvil1.0, whole genome shotgun sequence genome encodes:
- the LOC131600513 gene encoding protein LURP-one-related 15-like — protein MENQPQLSATAVISPQYCAPATHPVDLIIIKERTRGRHNFTVTDINNNIIFTVKSPLVSIVTPRQHRFLYDANGNPILHLRRSLLAADDKWKAYRGESEEPQDLIFTRERSSLMPLRTKLNVYLANNSTQDCDFTVKANLSQLSWKVYLGNSDNFVAQIEKQRGSMFNREKFMVTVSPNMDYAFIVALVVTFD, from the exons ATGGAAAATCAACCACAACTCTCTGCAACCGCAGTTATCAGCCCTCAATACTGTGCTCCAG CTACGCATCCAGTTGATTTGATAATCATAAAGGAGAGGACTCGAGGAAGACATAACTTCACTGTCACagacatcaacaacaacattatATTTACAGTTAAAAGTCCTCTTGTAAGCATCGTAACACCGCGCCAACACCGGTTCTTGTATGATGCTAACGGAAACCCAATTCTCCATCTTCGTAGATCG TTGCTAGCTGCAGATGATAAATGGAAAGCATATAGAGGTGAAAGTGAAGAGCCACAGGACCTCATCTTTACTAGGGAGCGATCCTCGTTAATGCCGTTAAGGACCAAATTAAATGTGTATTTGGCAAATAATAGCACACAAGATTGTGATTTCACTGTCAAAGCAAATTTATCTCAACTATCTTGGAAAGTTTACCTCGGCAATTCCGACAATTTTGTTGCTCAG ATAGAGAAGCAGCGTGGCAGTATGTTTAACAGGGAAAAGTTCATGGTCACTGTTTCTCCCAATATGGATTATGCTTTCATTGTGGCTCTAGTTGTGACTTTTGATTAA